One genomic region from Bradyrhizobium icense encodes:
- a CDS encoding adenosylmethionine--8-amino-7-oxononanoate transaminase, whose amino-acid sequence MIKTKSPIWHPFTQHALQDEMIKIVRGDGAYLHTADGRRIIDAISSWWVVTHGHCHPHIVRAIQKQAGKLNQMIFAGYTHDPAEEVAALLLKLAPRGLDHVFFSDSGSTSVEVALKMALGYWHNVGKQRVRIVVMQHSYHGDTIGAMSVGVRGVFNAVYGPLLFDVTSIPFPARGHEQATLDALESACRNEMPAAFIVEPLILGAGGMLMYPAWVLREMKRICEAFDVLFIADEVMTGWGRTGTLFACEQANVTPDIACYSKGLTGGALPLAVTICRADIFDAHYSKERTRTFFHSSSYTANPVACAAAKANLDIWQDRETRQRVASVATMQEQAIEPFRADPRFANVRRTGTITALDLKRNDAGYLAGIGPKLQAFFKARNLLLRPLGNTIYVMPPYCVTATDLDQIYAAIKDSADALA is encoded by the coding sequence ATGATAAAGACGAAGTCGCCGATCTGGCATCCGTTCACGCAACACGCGCTTCAGGATGAGATGATCAAGATCGTGCGTGGTGACGGCGCTTATCTCCACACCGCGGATGGTCGCCGTATCATAGATGCAATCTCATCCTGGTGGGTCGTGACCCATGGTCATTGCCATCCACATATCGTACGCGCGATTCAGAAACAGGCAGGCAAGCTCAACCAGATGATCTTCGCCGGTTACACCCACGATCCGGCCGAGGAGGTTGCGGCGCTACTTTTGAAGCTCGCGCCCCGTGGCCTCGACCATGTCTTCTTTTCTGACAGTGGTTCGACGAGTGTGGAAGTAGCCTTAAAAATGGCACTCGGCTATTGGCATAACGTCGGCAAGCAACGAGTACGCATTGTCGTGATGCAACATTCCTATCACGGCGACACGATTGGGGCGATGTCGGTCGGTGTCCGAGGCGTGTTCAATGCGGTGTACGGGCCCCTGCTGTTCGACGTTACTTCAATCCCGTTCCCCGCGAGAGGTCATGAACAAGCGACGCTAGATGCGCTGGAGTCTGCATGTCGAAACGAAATGCCAGCCGCCTTTATTGTGGAGCCTCTGATACTGGGCGCGGGCGGAATGCTGATGTACCCCGCCTGGGTGCTAAGAGAGATGAAGCGGATCTGCGAGGCCTTTGACGTCCTGTTCATTGCCGACGAGGTCATGACGGGCTGGGGCCGTACCGGAACCTTATTCGCCTGCGAGCAGGCCAATGTGACGCCCGATATTGCCTGCTATTCGAAGGGCCTCACGGGAGGGGCGCTTCCGCTCGCGGTAACAATCTGCCGCGCGGATATTTTTGACGCTCATTATTCGAAAGAACGTACGCGTACGTTCTTTCATTCGAGTTCATATACCGCCAATCCAGTGGCCTGCGCCGCCGCAAAGGCCAACCTGGATATCTGGCAAGATCGGGAAACGCGCCAACGCGTGGCATCGGTCGCCACAATGCAAGAGCAGGCAATTGAGCCATTCCGCGCTGATCCGCGCTTTGCAAACGTTCGTCGGACCGGAACCATCACAGCACTCGATCTGAAAAGGAATGATGCGGGCTATCTCGCGGGCATCGGTCCGAAGCTTCAGGCATTCTTTAAAGCCCGGAATCTGCTGCTGCGGCCACTCGGCAACACGATC
- the bioD gene encoding dethiobiotin synthase: MTQRIVVTGTDTGIGKSVFSAGLANLLGANYWKPIQAGLEGETDSELVARLGSLSPDRIVPELYRLRTPASPHYSAEIDGVRIDTDAIDVPDSGERPLVIEGAGGLMVPLSGGTLFVDVFERWRLPVVLCASTRLGTINHALLSIEALRKRQIRILGIAFIGERNFEPERAICEIGRVRWLGRLPWLSPLTANTLQAVFKDSFIPWDFKP, from the coding sequence ATGACTCAGCGGATCGTGGTGACAGGCACAGATACCGGGATTGGGAAATCGGTCTTTTCCGCAGGGCTCGCCAATCTCCTCGGTGCGAACTATTGGAAACCGATTCAGGCCGGCCTCGAAGGAGAGACCGATAGCGAGCTCGTCGCGCGGCTGGGCAGTCTCTCACCCGATCGCATCGTGCCGGAGCTTTACCGCCTTCGAACGCCCGCTTCGCCCCATTACTCAGCCGAAATCGACGGAGTTCGCATCGACACAGACGCGATCGATGTGCCGGACAGCGGGGAGCGCCCGCTCGTGATCGAGGGCGCCGGCGGGCTAATGGTCCCGCTGAGTGGCGGCACACTTTTTGTCGACGTCTTCGAGCGCTGGCGGCTTCCCGTCGTGCTTTGCGCAAGCACACGACTTGGCACAATCAATCACGCGCTGCTGTCGATAGAGGCTCTGCGAAAGCGCCAGATCCGCATTCTCGGAATTGCATTCATTGGCGAACGAAATTTTGAGCCTGAGAGGGCAATTTGCGAAATCGGGCGCGTGCGTTGGTTGGGGCGATTGCCTTGGCTTTCTCCTCTCACGGCAAACACGCTGCAGGCAGTCTTCAAAGACTCGTTTATCCCTTGGGACTTCAAGCCATGA